A single window of Rubrobacter aplysinae DNA harbors:
- a CDS encoding PadR family transcriptional regulator: MFPLLVLHMLRKQPEYGNRIIKQMGEITGGAMTVSPNTIYPLLRRLEDRGYIVGEWENPESKSRRFYSITPSGEVKYEEVKELFEGHLLRVQSAIESLQREIYG, encoded by the coding sequence GTGTTTCCGCTCCTGGTGCTGCACATGCTCCGCAAGCAGCCCGAGTACGGAAACCGCATCATAAAGCAGATGGGCGAGATCACGGGCGGCGCGATGACCGTCTCGCCGAACACCATCTACCCGCTCCTGCGGCGGCTGGAGGATAGAGGCTACATCGTCGGCGAGTGGGAGAACCCGGAGTCCAAGAGCCGCCGCTTCTACAGCATTACCCCCAGTGGCGAGGTGAAGTACGAGGAGGTAAAGGAGCTGTTCGAGGGGCACCTGCTGCGGGTACAGAGCGCCATAGAATCGCTGCAGCGGGAGATCTACGGCTGA